The following proteins are encoded in a genomic region of Blastopirellula marina:
- a CDS encoding glycosyltransferase, translating to MIFVTVGNMDPFDRLIKAMDEWVGKQDASIEILAQIGTGSYRPKNLEFVPFLKPDQYRDAFERADFVVSHAGTGSIITALERDKPMVIMPKLASLGEQRNEHQLATANRFKPSTLIQVAYDVDELNAILDRVALSDERKVFQPQIWPPDQSLISFVRDFIRPVPG from the coding sequence GTGATTTTCGTAACTGTTGGGAATATGGACCCGTTTGATCGCCTCATCAAGGCAATGGATGAATGGGTTGGTAAGCAGGATGCCTCGATTGAGATTCTGGCGCAAATTGGCACCGGGAGTTATCGACCGAAGAATCTTGAGTTCGTTCCCTTTCTTAAGCCCGATCAATATCGTGACGCATTCGAACGCGCCGATTTTGTTGTATCGCACGCCGGTACCGGTTCTATCATAACGGCTTTGGAACGTGACAAGCCGATGGTAATCATGCCAAAGTTGGCAAGCTTGGGTGAGCAGCGGAATGAGCATCAGTTGGCGACGGCGAATCGATTCAAGCCCTCAACACTGATTCAAGTTGCATACGATGTCGATGAACTCAATGCTATTTTGGACAGAGTTGCGTTAAGCGATGAAAGGAAGGTGTTTCAACCGCAGATTTGGCCGCCTGATCAAAGCTTAATTTCTTTTGTCCGCGACTTCATTCGCCCCGTTCCCGGGTAA
- a CDS encoding lipopolysaccharide biosynthesis protein — translation MSQSASIENTQPELTTTEPTGEIDSAHRSIEDRLFDTSRADKDLGRRAVRGGAITITTQGFRFLLRTGSTAVLARMLTPEDFGLIAMVTVVVGFTEILNNAGLSAATVQRKEITRAQISTLFWANIVISTTVMLLVAASAPMLSWFYNEPRLVGVTLALSASIIFGGVGIQHQALLRRSMQFGRLAVVEVGGIFAGVVVAIVMASLGFGYWSLVGMTIATSFMTAILSFAMTGWTPGKPTRDSGALEMLKFGVGVSSFTIVNYFSRNCDNFLIGWRWGAGALGVYSKAYGLLLLPTAQISRPAMAAFLPMLCRLQDKPEQFRTVFQQVIRALSFLTMPGMAALVIAADAAVFVFLGPQWDAAVPVFQILGLAAIFECVFSALGQPMIACGKASALYRMGLIGAVPTIGAFFIGLPYGPEGVAAGYTLSNTLVVCPLLFLFVAGQTPIKVFDFYRAISPPFLLAVLVAGIVYGVRYLFDIQSPILVLLVAGICVTPSTILSIQLFRQIRNLQHD, via the coding sequence TTGTCGCAATCTGCATCAATCGAGAATACCCAGCCTGAACTAACTACCACCGAGCCCACAGGTGAAATTGATTCGGCGCACCGTTCCATAGAGGATCGGCTCTTCGATACATCGAGAGCTGATAAAGATCTGGGGCGTAGGGCAGTTCGCGGCGGCGCGATAACGATTACGACTCAAGGCTTTCGGTTTCTCTTGCGAACAGGTTCAACTGCGGTCTTGGCGCGAATGCTAACACCGGAAGACTTTGGTTTAATCGCGATGGTTACAGTTGTTGTTGGTTTCACCGAGATCCTAAACAATGCTGGACTTTCGGCTGCTACCGTTCAACGCAAGGAAATCACACGTGCCCAGATTAGCACGCTATTCTGGGCGAATATTGTAATTAGCACTACGGTGATGTTACTGGTTGCCGCATCTGCGCCGATGCTAAGTTGGTTCTACAATGAGCCGAGGTTGGTGGGGGTCACGCTTGCTCTTTCAGCATCAATCATTTTTGGTGGCGTTGGGATTCAGCACCAAGCTCTCTTGCGGCGATCAATGCAGTTCGGACGCTTAGCCGTAGTTGAAGTAGGTGGAATTTTTGCTGGTGTTGTTGTTGCCATCGTCATGGCATCCTTGGGATTTGGGTATTGGTCCTTGGTGGGTATGACAATAGCTACTTCATTCATGACCGCAATACTTAGCTTTGCCATGACTGGCTGGACGCCAGGGAAGCCGACTCGCGACAGTGGGGCACTTGAGATGCTTAAGTTCGGGGTCGGGGTTTCATCTTTTACTATCGTCAATTATTTCTCTAGGAATTGCGATAATTTTCTCATCGGTTGGCGATGGGGGGCTGGAGCCCTTGGGGTCTATTCCAAGGCATACGGCTTGCTCTTGTTGCCTACCGCACAGATTAGCCGACCTGCGATGGCGGCTTTCCTGCCGATGCTTTGCCGCTTACAAGATAAGCCTGAGCAATTTCGCACGGTCTTTCAGCAGGTCATTAGAGCGTTGTCTTTTTTGACGATGCCAGGAATGGCGGCGTTGGTGATTGCTGCAGATGCCGCAGTATTCGTTTTTTTGGGACCGCAATGGGACGCAGCTGTTCCGGTATTTCAGATCCTGGGATTGGCTGCAATTTTTGAATGCGTCTTCAGTGCTTTAGGACAGCCAATGATTGCCTGTGGAAAGGCAAGTGCCCTCTATAGAATGGGGCTCATTGGGGCCGTCCCTACAATTGGAGCGTTCTTTATCGGTCTGCCTTATGGTCCAGAAGGGGTGGCGGCGGGCTACACATTGAGTAACACATTAGTGGTTTGTCCGCTGCTGTTTCTTTTTGTTGCAGGTCAAACGCCGATAAAAGTATTCGATTTCTATAGAGCGATTTCTCCACCATTTTTGTTAGCTGTTTTGGTTGCTGGTATCGTGTATGGGGTTCGATATCTATTTGATATTCAGTCGCCGATCCTCGTTTTGCTAGTTGCCGGTATCTGTGTGACTCCGAGCACGATATTGAGTATCCAGCTCTTTCGACAGATTCGGAATCTTCAGCATGACTAG
- a CDS encoding polysaccharide pyruvyl transferase family protein codes for MSVVAPAKISVGLLGAAPDTGNRGVSALGLSLCSGLSAVSPDFAVTVFDFGREIKETYAEQLGGDVTVDRLPCYRTKRFFSPASHAQIALATKLGMGGFQPTIKKIRKMRALLDVSGGDSFSDIYGQFRFDSIVGDKMLAISQGRPLILLPQTYGPFLTEKNRETASRVVREAKAVWARDERSLSIVRDLLGDHFDPERHKSTVDMAFGLPVVQPEESIAKGIQDFASAADVLVGLNVSGLLYQSPTGGVEDFKFLSSYREVIESLFRELLAQPGVRILLVGHVGPNQFSEESAGSESDTSAMRSLLETVKVDDPDRAYLVPHYLNALQLKWAIGQCDWFCGTRMHSCIAGLSQGVPTGAIAYSDKTIGVFETASVGESVIDPRVDDAETVVRKLIESFHQRDTTRETLRQWLPVVKGRLKDFFETLKTQIG; via the coding sequence ATGAGCGTAGTTGCCCCCGCAAAGATTAGTGTAGGTTTGCTTGGAGCGGCGCCCGATACTGGTAACCGTGGTGTGTCCGCGCTCGGCCTTTCTTTATGTAGCGGCCTGTCGGCAGTTTCGCCTGACTTTGCCGTTACCGTTTTCGACTTTGGTCGTGAAATCAAAGAGACGTATGCCGAACAGTTGGGTGGCGATGTAACCGTTGATCGTTTGCCTTGCTATCGAACGAAGCGATTCTTTAGCCCTGCTAGTCACGCTCAGATCGCCCTGGCAACCAAACTCGGAATGGGCGGCTTCCAACCAACCATAAAGAAGATCCGTAAAATGCGGGCCTTGCTTGACGTTTCAGGCGGAGACAGCTTTTCTGACATATATGGCCAATTTCGTTTTGACAGCATCGTCGGAGATAAGATGCTCGCGATTTCGCAGGGAAGGCCTCTTATTCTTCTTCCGCAAACCTATGGGCCATTCCTGACGGAAAAGAATCGTGAAACAGCTAGTCGCGTGGTCCGTGAAGCAAAAGCCGTTTGGGCTCGTGATGAACGAAGCTTATCGATTGTCCGTGACCTTTTGGGGGATCACTTCGATCCCGAGCGACACAAGTCAACCGTCGATATGGCATTCGGCCTTCCCGTCGTGCAGCCAGAAGAATCGATCGCCAAAGGTATCCAAGATTTTGCTTCCGCTGCAGATGTATTGGTCGGATTAAATGTCAGCGGCTTGCTGTATCAATCTCCTACCGGTGGCGTTGAAGACTTCAAGTTTCTAAGTAGCTATCGAGAGGTCATCGAAAGTTTGTTTCGGGAGTTGCTCGCACAGCCCGGCGTTCGCATATTGTTAGTCGGGCACGTAGGGCCAAATCAATTTTCGGAGGAGTCGGCAGGTTCTGAGTCCGATACTTCGGCGATGCGTTCACTGTTAGAAACAGTAAAGGTTGACGATCCTGATCGTGCTTACCTGGTGCCTCACTATCTAAATGCCTTGCAGTTGAAATGGGCAATTGGCCAGTGCGATTGGTTTTGTGGGACGCGGATGCATTCTTGTATTGCCGGGTTATCACAAGGAGTGCCGACCGGAGCAATTGCTTACAGCGACAAAACGATTGGCGTCTTCGAGACCGCCTCGGTAGGTGAAAGTGTGATCGATCCGCGCGTAGACGATGCTGAAACCGTAGTGCGAAAGTTGATTGAGAGTTTCCATCAGCGTGACACGACGCGGGAGACATTGCGTCAGTGGTTGCCGGTTGTCAAAGGCCGGTTGAAGGACTTCTTTGAAACACTTAAGACGCAAATTGGCTAA
- a CDS encoding Coenzyme F420 hydrogenase/dehydrogenase, beta subunit C-terminal domain: MKTITQIAENHLCCGCGVCSYLDPVQIQMVDDLDQGRRPVVRGKANPTEAHLEAVAACPGQALAHETPRENDFIKELLPDWGPVLELWEGHASDSQIRFAGSSGGVATALATVAVEQMNYSGVLHIAARKDRPLFNETVFSTNGQEMLERTGSRYAPASPCDKLHLIEEAEAPCVFIGKPCDVAATYQARRVRPKLDQNLGLTIGIFCAGTPTTRGTMETMKSMGIDDPASVTSVRYRGNGWPGNFTVEYQGERGPEVKELTYQESWGNTLQRHRQWRCYVCPDHTGEFADIAVGDPWHKPPTGDTPGRSLVVVRTERGRVFLQEAIRSGVVNLEKAEPNVLELAQPNLRDGRKILWPRLATSRIMFAASPRFSGFNLFNNWWKNTTIREKFHSIASTAKRVVTKRLYRTRSVTPTDT; this comes from the coding sequence ATGAAGACCATCACACAAATAGCTGAAAACCATTTGTGCTGCGGATGTGGCGTTTGCAGCTACTTAGACCCAGTTCAGATTCAAATGGTGGATGACTTGGACCAGGGGCGTCGTCCAGTTGTCCGTGGAAAGGCCAATCCCACGGAAGCCCATCTCGAAGCGGTTGCGGCATGCCCAGGGCAGGCCCTCGCTCACGAAACTCCAAGAGAAAACGATTTCATAAAAGAACTGCTTCCAGATTGGGGCCCAGTTCTGGAGTTGTGGGAAGGGCACGCAAGTGACTCGCAGATTCGCTTTGCGGGTAGCTCTGGTGGTGTAGCTACCGCGTTGGCAACGGTTGCCGTCGAGCAGATGAATTACTCTGGCGTATTACACATTGCCGCTCGCAAAGATCGCCCTTTGTTTAACGAAACGGTTTTCAGTACTAATGGGCAAGAGATGTTGGAGCGAACGGGAAGTCGGTATGCTCCGGCAAGTCCCTGTGACAAGCTTCATTTGATCGAAGAGGCCGAAGCCCCTTGTGTTTTCATTGGCAAGCCGTGTGATGTTGCGGCGACCTATCAAGCAAGAAGGGTTCGACCCAAACTCGATCAGAATCTTGGTCTAACGATCGGTATCTTTTGCGCCGGTACGCCAACAACTCGTGGCACCATGGAGACGATGAAGTCGATGGGGATCGATGATCCAGCATCAGTGACTTCGGTTCGTTATCGAGGCAACGGTTGGCCAGGCAATTTTACTGTTGAGTACCAAGGCGAGAGGGGACCGGAAGTTAAAGAATTGACCTACCAGGAGAGTTGGGGCAATACTTTGCAACGGCACCGCCAATGGCGATGTTATGTTTGCCCTGATCACACTGGAGAGTTTGCTGATATTGCGGTCGGCGATCCTTGGCACAAGCCTCCTACTGGTGATACTCCGGGGCGAAGTTTGGTTGTTGTCCGTACCGAACGCGGTCGCGTATTTCTGCAAGAGGCAATCAGGTCAGGCGTAGTTAACCTGGAAAAAGCTGAGCCGAACGTGTTGGAACTGGCTCAGCCGAACCTGCGAGACGGACGCAAGATTCTCTGGCCTCGTCTTGCTACGTCAAGAATTATGTTCGCTGCTTCTCCAAGGTTTTCGGGGTTCAACCTGTTCAACAATTGGTGGAAGAATACGACTATTCGAGAGAAGTTTCATTCCATTGCATCAACAGCAAAGCGAGTTGTTACGAAGCGTCTCTACCGAACGAGATCAGTAACGCCAACAGATACCTAA
- a CDS encoding CatB-related O-acetyltransferase has translation MTKLSTHPLLYGDHSDRVVLKIENDVWLGYNVVILPGCQSIGTGAIIGAGSIVTKDIPPYAIAVGNPARVLRYRFSPEVCAKLLESKWWNKVFPAAQEFQEELGEDVALAFGEEDVELT, from the coding sequence ATGACCAAGCTTTCGACGCATCCTCTGTTATACGGCGATCACTCCGACCGAGTCGTATTGAAAATTGAGAACGATGTTTGGTTGGGCTACAACGTCGTAATTCTACCTGGTTGCCAGTCGATCGGAACTGGGGCAATTATTGGCGCCGGTTCGATCGTCACCAAAGATATTCCTCCTTATGCAATCGCTGTCGGAAATCCAGCACGTGTACTTCGATACCGATTTTCCCCCGAAGTTTGTGCGAAGTTGCTTGAGTCCAAATGGTGGAACAAGGTATTTCCTGCCGCGCAAGAATTTCAGGAAGAGTTAGGAGAAGATGTCGCGCTCGCATTTGGTGAGGAGGACGTTGAACTGACATGA
- a CDS encoding O-antigen ligase family protein — MSEQSQMFAVEGSGTTVLHPVGFLFLIICGVTFIFLPRKYALFPLSILICFVASRQCIAIGGLNLYFMRIMVLFFGAIRVISRSEFQSIRFNALDWCVLLYGLSIFVTGVLNFGITSPEIKMRSGFMVDIIGMYFLLRSIIRDEEDVNMAIKGLALISIPLAVFFFIEHSTGRNLFSIFGGVPELTPIREGRLRCQGAFGHPLLAGIIWAAFMPMFIYRAISKDSSNRPLFWLSIICTCCIVLLTASSTPVLGLAAAFVLMLLFPLRKLTRPAVFTGFLSIVVLHFVMQGPVWGLIMKINITAGNSGYHRFLLVDGFINHWQEWFLLGSRIGTGHWGHFTFDTANQYVSVGVQGGFVALAFFMMTIVLGFIAAGRISKHRPFLGWTVGVVLAVYCICFFGISVWGQMFFAWALPLAVISSLQQSYSRVALSERDEGVGYIYGEELAS; from the coding sequence ATGAGCGAACAATCTCAGATGTTTGCGGTCGAGGGAAGTGGAACAACCGTCTTGCATCCGGTTGGATTTCTATTTCTGATTATTTGTGGTGTAACCTTCATATTTCTTCCGAGGAAATATGCATTGTTTCCTCTGTCAATCCTCATCTGTTTTGTCGCTAGTCGACAGTGCATTGCAATCGGTGGGCTCAATCTTTACTTCATGCGGATAATGGTGCTGTTCTTTGGCGCAATCCGTGTCATTTCTCGAAGTGAATTTCAATCGATACGATTCAACGCTCTCGATTGGTGCGTCTTACTGTACGGTCTGTCGATCTTCGTTACTGGCGTGCTCAATTTCGGTATCACATCTCCTGAAATTAAGATGCGATCAGGTTTCATGGTTGACATTATTGGGATGTACTTTTTACTGCGCTCGATCATTCGAGATGAGGAAGATGTTAACATGGCGATCAAAGGATTGGCGCTAATTTCCATTCCGTTGGCGGTTTTCTTCTTCATTGAGCATTCTACTGGCAGAAACTTGTTTTCAATTTTCGGAGGAGTGCCAGAATTGACACCAATTCGCGAAGGTAGACTGCGATGCCAGGGCGCGTTTGGGCATCCTCTATTGGCCGGGATTATATGGGCAGCTTTCATGCCGATGTTCATCTACCGCGCCATAAGTAAAGATTCCTCGAATCGACCATTATTCTGGCTCTCAATAATCTGCACTTGTTGCATCGTATTGCTGACTGCCTCAAGTACACCTGTTTTAGGCCTTGCTGCAGCCTTTGTCTTAATGTTGCTGTTTCCATTGCGCAAGCTGACTCGTCCAGCAGTGTTTACAGGCTTTCTTTCGATTGTTGTTCTGCATTTCGTTATGCAGGGACCAGTTTGGGGCTTGATCATGAAGATCAATATCACTGCTGGAAACTCAGGTTATCATAGGTTTTTATTGGTTGATGGGTTTATTAATCACTGGCAAGAATGGTTTCTCCTCGGCTCTCGTATTGGAACCGGGCACTGGGGACATTTTACATTCGACACTGCCAATCAGTATGTTTCGGTAGGAGTTCAAGGTGGGTTCGTCGCCTTAGCCTTTTTCATGATGACAATAGTTCTCGGGTTCATTGCTGCGGGGCGTATTTCTAAACATCGTCCTTTCTTAGGTTGGACAGTAGGGGTCGTATTGGCGGTCTATTGCATATGCTTCTTTGGTATTTCCGTTTGGGGACAGATGTTTTTTGCTTGGGCGCTGCCGTTGGCAGTGATTTCGAGCCTTCAGCAATCTTATTCGAGGGTCGCCTTGTCAGAGCGTGATGAGGGAGTCGGATACATCTATGGTGAGGAACTTGCATCGTAA
- a CDS encoding glycosyltransferase, with translation MKNISVVIPAYNEANVIRRCLNSLVNSSKNSRVQIVVVANGCSDETANRAREFGPDVKVIETEIGSKIHALNLGDEAAEGFPRFYIDADIEFEEGTLDKLSEELERPGVLAVAPRMLVNCNDRPWIVRAYYDVWLQMPYCQSGMIGSGVYGMSEEGRQRFGEFPKITADDGYVRLLFSPSERKTVESCSFAITPPKSLEKIVDINTRSHFGNAELKKLYPELWTSDEGSHGLSLMKLAINPLWWPSLAVYIYVKLAVRRRVRERFRRGEIDKWERDETSREEPAS, from the coding sequence GTGAAGAATATTTCTGTTGTCATACCTGCCTACAACGAAGCGAATGTAATTCGCCGTTGTTTGAACTCGTTAGTGAACTCCTCGAAGAATAGTCGCGTTCAGATCGTTGTCGTGGCGAACGGTTGTTCCGACGAAACAGCCAATCGAGCAAGAGAGTTTGGCCCAGATGTCAAGGTGATCGAAACAGAGATTGGGTCAAAAATCCACGCACTCAACTTGGGGGATGAAGCTGCCGAAGGATTTCCTCGGTTTTACATTGATGCAGATATCGAGTTTGAAGAGGGAACTCTTGACAAGCTAAGCGAGGAGCTCGAAAGGCCAGGTGTTTTGGCCGTTGCCCCGAGGATGCTGGTGAATTGCAATGATCGGCCCTGGATCGTGCGAGCCTACTATGATGTTTGGCTGCAAATGCCATACTGTCAATCGGGAATGATTGGCTCTGGTGTATACGGAATGAGTGAGGAAGGTCGCCAGCGGTTTGGTGAGTTTCCTAAGATCACTGCGGACGATGGCTACGTTCGACTCCTTTTTTCTCCCAGCGAACGTAAAACGGTTGAGTCATGCTCTTTCGCGATCACCCCGCCTAAGTCGCTCGAAAAGATTGTCGATATAAATACACGTAGTCATTTTGGCAATGCCGAACTGAAAAAGCTGTATCCCGAGTTGTGGACAAGCGACGAAGGAAGCCACGGTTTGTCCCTAATGAAACTCGCAATCAATCCATTATGGTGGCCGTCGCTCGCTGTCTACATTTACGTGAAGCTTGCGGTGCGGAGACGTGTTCGGGAGCGTTTTCGGCGGGGAGAGATCGATAAGTGGGAGCGAGATGAAACCTCGCGAGAAGAGCCAGCTTCATAG
- a CDS encoding glycosyltransferase family 2 protein, translating into MSCDVSILVVSYNTKEETLACIESVYDQTKEVSFELIVLDNDSKDGSAEAIEKKFPRLTLVKSKKNLGFAGANNVAAEQATGEYVLLLNPDTVILDQAIDRIVKFARSNSEPGVYGGRTLFEDMSLNKDSCHGAPTPWSLLSMGIGFSSMFSRSALFNPEGLGAWQRDSFREVDCITGCFLLLERSLWKELGGFDLDYFMYGEDTDLCLRARKHGVKCFVYPDAQLIHHGGRSEKVRADKMIRLFRAKHQLFQKHWKPHSVKFGANMLVCWAFTRYLALRTLGVANASYRQRASEWYSVFSRRSEYCDIPKRMA; encoded by the coding sequence ATGAGTTGTGACGTTTCTATTTTGGTCGTCTCTTATAACACCAAGGAAGAAACCCTTGCGTGTATCGAGTCGGTCTACGATCAGACGAAAGAAGTGTCGTTCGAACTGATTGTGCTCGATAACGACTCGAAGGACGGTTCGGCAGAAGCAATTGAAAAGAAGTTCCCCCGACTCACTCTCGTTAAGTCCAAAAAGAATCTTGGATTTGCAGGGGCCAACAATGTCGCCGCCGAACAGGCGACGGGTGAGTATGTGTTGCTTCTGAATCCCGATACGGTGATTCTCGATCAAGCAATCGATCGGATCGTCAAATTCGCCAGGTCGAATAGCGAGCCTGGCGTGTACGGTGGTCGCACTTTGTTTGAGGATATGTCTTTGAACAAAGATTCATGCCATGGTGCACCTACTCCCTGGAGTTTGTTGTCCATGGGCATTGGATTCTCTTCAATGTTCAGCAGGTCGGCCTTGTTTAATCCAGAAGGATTGGGGGCATGGCAGCGAGATAGTTTTCGTGAAGTCGACTGCATCACAGGATGTTTCCTGTTATTGGAGCGTTCGTTGTGGAAAGAGCTCGGTGGGTTCGATCTTGACTATTTCATGTACGGCGAAGATACCGACCTCTGCCTCCGTGCTCGTAAGCATGGGGTCAAGTGCTTCGTCTATCCAGATGCTCAACTGATTCATCATGGGGGTCGCTCCGAGAAGGTCCGAGCAGATAAGATGATCCGTCTCTTTCGAGCGAAACATCAACTCTTTCAAAAGCATTGGAAACCTCATTCTGTGAAGTTCGGCGCTAATATGCTCGTATGCTGGGCATTTACGCGTTATTTGGCCTTGCGGACACTTGGAGTAGCTAACGCTTCATACCGGCAGCGTGCTTCTGAGTGGTACTCGGTGTTCAGCCGCCGATCCGAATACTGCGATATCCCGAAAAGAATGGCATAG
- a CDS encoding sugar nucleotide-binding protein, whose product MIVVLGGSGYVGSSIVNLLANRGKEVRVLSRKDCDYYDPASLGDAIGNAEFVINAAGYTGRPNVDACELHKHECLMGNSVLPGVVKEVCQSKKLPWIQISSGCIYTGTREDGTGFTETDAPNFSFRYNNCSFYSGTKALGEEVLADAENCYILRLRIPFENLDNPRNFLTKLLRYERLLRATNSLTFLDEFAKSCLYCAESRPEPGIYNVTNTGSVTTDEVVARLKSHGITDKGFQFFDSEAEFMQKAAIAARSNCVMNNKKAVDAGFPLSHVHDALDQAMSNWIPESEVSSAATK is encoded by the coding sequence ATGATCGTCGTACTCGGTGGCTCAGGTTATGTTGGGTCGAGTATCGTAAATTTGTTAGCCAACCGAGGAAAAGAGGTTCGTGTTCTTTCTCGAAAGGACTGCGACTATTACGATCCCGCCTCGCTGGGCGATGCCATTGGTAATGCTGAATTTGTTATCAATGCCGCTGGCTATACGGGACGCCCAAACGTTGATGCGTGCGAATTGCATAAGCATGAATGTCTGATGGGCAACTCCGTTCTACCAGGCGTTGTGAAAGAGGTTTGCCAATCTAAGAAGCTGCCGTGGATCCAAATTTCTTCGGGATGCATCTACACTGGTACGCGCGAAGACGGAACGGGATTCACCGAGACGGATGCCCCGAATTTTTCGTTTCGCTACAATAATTGCAGCTTCTATTCAGGTACCAAGGCCTTAGGTGAAGAAGTCTTGGCCGATGCCGAGAACTGTTACATTTTGCGGCTACGAATTCCGTTCGAGAATCTCGATAACCCACGAAACTTTCTCACGAAGCTTCTACGGTACGAACGTCTCTTACGCGCAACCAACAGCTTGACCTTTTTGGACGAGTTTGCGAAGAGTTGCCTCTACTGCGCCGAAAGCCGTCCAGAGCCAGGTATTTACAATGTGACCAATACTGGTTCCGTTACAACGGACGAAGTTGTCGCACGTCTGAAGTCGCACGGTATTACTGACAAAGGATTTCAATTCTTTGACTCTGAGGCAGAGTTCATGCAAAAGGCTGCGATCGCAGCTCGATCAAATTGTGTCATGAACAATAAAAAAGCGGTCGACGCTGGCTTCCCATTGTCCCATGTCCATGATGCATTGGATCAAGCGATGTCTAATTGGATTCCAGAGTCGGAAGTTTCTTCCGCTGCAACGAAATAG
- the rfbB gene encoding dTDP-glucose 4,6-dehydratase, whose product MLKTILVTGGAGFIGGCFVRQMLGKPDCRVITLDKLTYAGIRESIPPDSDRHVFAEGDIGDTTLVAKLLTDYKPYAIVNFAAESHVDRSIDGPREFVETNVLKTFDLLHTTHQWWKELAEAEKARFRFLHVSTDEVYGSADDGSKFTETTPYSPNSPYSASKAASDFFVRAMQHTYGFPTLTTNCSNNYGPYQFPEKLIPLMILNALSGKPLPVYGDGKNIRDWLYVEDHCTAIATVLERGRLGETYNVGGNSERTNLDIVHTICDSLDEISPMEDGSSRRNLIKFVTDRPGHDRRYAIDCSKLTSELGWEPQETLETGMAKTIRWYLDNPEWLAIVQAKHDTSTRLGQGDTPAEKEVAK is encoded by the coding sequence ATGCTGAAAACAATTCTCGTTACCGGTGGGGCTGGCTTCATTGGTGGATGTTTCGTCCGTCAAATGCTCGGCAAGCCAGATTGTCGGGTGATCACGCTCGATAAGCTAACCTACGCTGGCATTCGTGAGTCCATCCCGCCTGATTCAGACCGTCATGTATTCGCAGAAGGTGACATCGGCGACACGACACTCGTGGCAAAACTGCTAACGGATTATAAGCCGTACGCGATTGTGAACTTTGCCGCCGAGTCGCACGTCGATCGTTCGATTGATGGTCCGCGTGAGTTTGTTGAAACGAATGTACTCAAGACATTCGATCTGCTGCATACGACGCATCAGTGGTGGAAAGAACTCGCAGAAGCAGAGAAAGCGAGGTTCCGATTCTTGCATGTTTCAACCGACGAAGTCTATGGGTCGGCTGACGATGGCAGCAAGTTTACCGAGACAACGCCATATTCCCCGAACTCGCCGTACTCTGCCTCGAAAGCAGCTTCGGACTTTTTTGTTCGGGCGATGCAGCATACGTACGGCTTTCCCACGCTAACCACCAATTGCTCGAACAACTATGGGCCATATCAGTTTCCTGAGAAGCTGATTCCGTTGATGATTCTCAATGCTCTCTCTGGCAAGCCGCTTCCTGTTTACGGAGACGGTAAAAATATTCGCGACTGGCTGTACGTTGAGGATCACTGCACGGCGATCGCCACCGTCCTAGAGCGTGGCCGACTCGGCGAGACCTACAACGTGGGAGGCAATAGCGAACGGACGAACCTCGATATTGTGCACACGATCTGTGATTCGCTTGACGAGATTTCACCAATGGAAGACGGTTCCTCGCGACGGAACTTAATCAAGTTCGTCACCGATCGACCAGGGCATGATCGGCGTTACGCAATTGATTGCTCGAAGCTAACGTCCGAGCTTGGCTGGGAGCCGCAAGAGACTCTCGAGACCGGGATGGCGAAAACGATTCGTTGGTACTTGGATAACCCGGAGTGGCTTGCAATCGTTCAAGCGAAGCATGATACGAGCACCCGCCTTGGTCAAGGCGACACGCCAGCAGAAAAAGAGGTGGCAAAATGA